In the genome of Bacteroidales bacterium, the window ATCGGGAAGTGAAGAAATTGAAGGAGTAAAGGAGGTCAGCATGGTTGTAATTCATTCACTTGCAGGCACTGACAACATTTAAAGCCCACCAGTGATTGAGGGAATGATCTGGAACAATTATTTTACTAAAAACTATCTTATGCAGGCAAATAACTTCAATCTCAACATCCTCAAAGGGCGCATGGCCGAGCAACTTATCCAGGATCTGTTTAGTCAAAACGGGTACAATGTATTCAACTATGGCCTGGAACGGATTCACCCTTTCCTGAGCAAGATCATCAGAAGCGACTATCACACCACCAGCAAGAACCTCCGCTACATGCCCGATTTTGTGGTGCAGAGCGCCGAAACAGGGGATTTGTTCTACCTTGAAGTAAAGTTCAGGGCCAACGGCTTTTTTGAGTTCGACGAGAAGTACCTGGAATACCCATACAAAAACGCCTGGTTTGTCGTGGTTTCGCCGGAGAAAATTCAATGCATGCACTACAAACGGTTGATTTCAGGCTACCAAATCACCTCCGAAACCCGCTACAGGCTTACTGGCGTGCGTACTTTCCATTTGTCAAAACAATCTATCGCCGAATATGAGTTTTATGCTCAACATTTCTTCGGCATTTTTAGAAAAGGTGAACAACACAACAACGATTAAAGCTTAAAGGCTGCAATCCCCTGCAGGGCTTGCATCCAAGCCATGACAGCCAGCCCTGACCGCACGACAGAAATTTCTAAGTGACCGATATTTCGTCCCTGTCAGGAGGCGGTCACTGGATATTTTCGTCAATTCCAAATTTTTCCCGACTTTTGAAGCCTGATATGGACTAAAGCAATTTTCGTTATGCTGCAAAACAAAAAACTCCTGATTACCGGTGGCGCCGGTTTTATTGGCTCGAACCTTGTCGAACATTTTCTGAAGCAGAACAACCGGGTGGTTTGTCTTGATAATTTTGCCACAGGGAAAGAGGAAAACATCCGGCCATTTCTTGATCATCCTGATTTTATGCTGATTAATGGTGATATCCGCGACATTGAAACCTGTCATAAAGCTGTTGAAGGAGTGGATATTGTGCTTCACCAGGCTGCCATGGGTTCGGTTCCACGATCCATCAAAGACCCAAAAACCACCAATGAAGTGAACATTTCAGGGTTTGTAAATATGCTTATTGCCACCAAGGAAGCTGGGATAAAGCGGTTTGTTTATGCAGCAAGCAGTTCCACTTACGGCGATTCAGCCGTTTTACCCAAGGTGGAGGAAAAGATTGGAAACCCGCTTTCACCTTATGCTGTAACCAAGTATGTCAATGAATTGTATGCCGGGGTATTCTCAACTCTTTATGGCCTCGAAACAATCGGGTTGCGTTACTTCAATGTTTTTGGCCGCCGCCAGGACCCGGATGGAGCTTATGCTGCCGCAATCCCAAAGTTTATCAAGGCTTTGGTCAGACATGAATCACCTGTGATTTATGGTGACGGCGAGCAGTCGAGGGATTTTACCTACATCGAAAATGTGATTAAGGCCAATGAACTGGCAGTTTCTGTTGAAAACCCGGAAGCGGTGAACACCGTTTATAATATCGCATTTGGCGAAGCCACAACCGTAAACCACCTGGTGGATTCGTTAAAAATGTACCTTAGCCGTTTCGATCCGGAAATTGCCAATATAAATGCAATCCACGGCGATATGCGCAAAGGGGATATCCTGCATTCCCTCGCATCCATCGAAAAAGCAAAAAGACTACTTGGATATAGTCCTCAATTCGATATCAATGAAGGACTTGACAGGGCAATCAATTGGTATTGGGACAACCTGAAGGAATAAAAGTGCAGCTGTCTAAAGGCGATAGTTAGCAGTCAATTTTGTAACCTGCCTGAAGCCGGTTACTATTTTTCAATGACCAACCACCGACTTCCTCTTTTTAAGCCGGTAATCCTGTTCGGTTAAGCGCAGCCTGAAGGTCAGCAACCAATTCCCTGAAAATTTCCTTTACGGTTGTGATTTTGGTTGCCAGGTGTGCATTGGTACCGGCAAAGGCAAATCCGTTTTTCATATTGCCTTTATAGGCATTATACAAGGCAGCAATGATGCAGTAAGGGGCTGTGTTTACGTCACAGGTTTTGATGCAATGGTGCGGACATTTGATAGGTTTCTTTTTCCCTTCTTCAACACTGTCGGTAAATGCGCTTTTTAATGCTCTTCCTGGCATTCCTACAGGACTTTGAATAATCTTGATGTCAGTTTCAACGGCATCAATGTAGGTTTGCTTGAATGCCATCGAAGCATCACACTCTTTGGTAGTAACAAACCGGCTGCCCATTTGAACCCCTTTTGCCCCTTTTTCCATAATGTTGAAGATATCTTCTCCGGTATAAATACCGCCCGCAGCTATCACCGGTATTTCCTTGTTATGCTTTTCTTCAAAATACCTGACTTGCTTTACCACTTCTGGAACAAGTTCTTCTAGTGTGTAATGCGTGTTTTCAATATTCTCATTTTTAAACCCCAAATGCCCGCCGGCTTTTGGTCCTTCAACCACAAATGCATCCGGAAGGTAATTGTGCAGCGACAGCCATTTTTCACAAATCAACTTTGCAGCCCGGCCTGAGGAGACGATAGGAACGAGCTTCGTGTTGCTGTCCGGTTTCAGGAATTTTGGTAACTCCAACGGTAATCCGGCTCCGGAGAAGATGATATCCACCTTTTCCGAAATAGCAGTAGTCACCAGATCAGCAAAATTTGACATGGCGACCATGATGTTTACGCCTATGATTCCTTTCGTTTTTTCTTTGGCAAGCCTGATCTCTGTTTTTAATCCTTCGATGTTGGCTTCAAGGAAACTGAGTTCCGGTTTGCGATGTACAAGACCAAGGCCGGCAGCCGAAATGACCCCGACTCCCCCTTCGTTGGCCACTGCTGAGGCCAGACCAGACATCGAAATGCCTAATCCCATACCACCCTGGATAATGGGTACAGGTATGGTAAGCCCACCTATTTTTAGTTCTTCAATATTAATCATGATTGATTGGTTTAGGGTCGCGGTAAAAGTACTCAAACTAATTGATATTGAATAAAATATTGATTATTGATGAAATGCGCTCTATTGTTGGCTTGCAGGTCGAAAATATTTGTTAACCCGGTCAGAATATCACTGCACAGGGGCGTTTTTATGTGTGGAATGGTGTATGAAATAAAAAAAGAACTTACAGCTTTTACTACTGTAAGTTCTTCATTTTCAAGTTGCCCGACCAGGGGTCGAACCTGGACTTTTCTGATTCAGAGTCAGACGTGTTGCCAATTACACCATCGGGCAGTTTTACGGTGCAAAATTAAAACTTAAATTCTAATTTCAACTTTTTTTCGCAAATTATTCAATGGATAAAGCAATGTTTTATAAAGCCGGAAGGTTTAAATTATGATAAGTTATTGATTAAAAATTTTCTGCCATGAAAGCTTTAGTACTCATCTCCGCAATTTTCGTTTTTTTCCCGCTCTATGCTTTGCCGCAAGATGGAGTTGAACCACATGCAATCGTAAAGGATTCGCTGCAAATTGCCCAGACCGACAGCACAGAGTACGAATTACTGGTTTCGGATATTGGATTCGAAAC includes:
- a CDS encoding nitronate monooxygenase produces the protein MEELKIGGLTIPVPIIQGGMGLGISMSGLASAVANEGGVGVISAAGLGLVHRKPELSFLEANIEGLKTEIRLAKEKTKGIIGVNIMVAMSNFADLVTTAISEKVDIIFSGAGLPLELPKFLKPDSNTKLVPIVSSGRAAKLICEKWLSLHNYLPDAFVVEGPKAGGHLGFKNENIENTHYTLEELVPEVVKQVRYFEEKHNKEIPVIAAGGIYTGEDIFNIMEKGAKGVQMGSRFVTTKECDASMAFKQTYIDAVETDIKIIQSPVGMPGRALKSAFTDSVEEGKKKPIKCPHHCIKTCDVNTAPYCIIAALYNAYKGNMKNGFAFAGTNAHLATKITTVKEIFRELVADLQAALNRTGLPA
- a CDS encoding SDR family oxidoreductase, with the translated sequence MLQNKKLLITGGAGFIGSNLVEHFLKQNNRVVCLDNFATGKEENIRPFLDHPDFMLINGDIRDIETCHKAVEGVDIVLHQAAMGSVPRSIKDPKTTNEVNISGFVNMLIATKEAGIKRFVYAASSSTYGDSAVLPKVEEKIGNPLSPYAVTKYVNELYAGVFSTLYGLETIGLRYFNVFGRRQDPDGAYAAAIPKFIKALVRHESPVIYGDGEQSRDFTYIENVIKANELAVSVENPEAVNTVYNIAFGEATTVNHLVDSLKMYLSRFDPEIANINAIHGDMRKGDILHSLASIEKAKRLLGYSPQFDINEGLDRAINWYWDNLKE